A window of Castanea sativa cultivar Marrone di Chiusa Pesio chromosome 1, ASM4071231v1 contains these coding sequences:
- the LOC142607549 gene encoding uncharacterized protein LOC142607549: protein MLEQLLIFTRGGLILWTCKEFGNALKGSPIDTLIQSCLLEERSGAALYNYDGPQGAAYTLKWTFYNDLGLVFVAVYQRILHLLYVDELLAMVKHEFSEIYDPKRTAYSDFDETFRQLRKEAEARAEELKKSKQMSKPISNSKKQGQVQKSGFKGGSKKKSEGALVNDGGDGDRRKGSKLANGHSNGHHVDIVESKVNGADNGIENMSSDAGAFDVNKLLKLRAKGGKKTDTVVSKGSKIEPKKKITKKNRVWNDSPPPEKLDFTDSVGENGNHIDVVAADHGESMMDKEEIFSSESEDEEDEEVEKDSKPETKKKGWFSSMFQSIAGKANLEKSDLEPVLKALKDRLMTKNVAEEIAEKLCESVAASLEGKKLASFTRVTSTVQAAMEEALVRILTPRRSIDILRDVHAAKEQGKPYVVVFVGVNGVGKSTNLAKVAYWLLQHNVSVMMAACDTFRSGAVEQLRTHARRLQIPIFEKGYEKDPAVVAREAIQEATRNGSDVVLVDTAGRMQDNEPLMRALSKLINLNNPDLVLFVGEALVGNDAVDQLSKFNQKLADLSATPSSRLIDGILLTKFDTIDDKVGAALSMVYISGAPVMFVGCGQSYTDLKKLNVKSIVRTLLK, encoded by the exons ACACCTTGATCCAATCCTGTCTTTTAGAAGAACGATCTGGTGCAGCATTGTACAATTATGATGGCCCCCAAGGTGCCGCTTACACACTCAAATGGACCTTTTATAATGATCTTGGCCTTGTATTTGTCGCTGTGTATCAGCGAATCCTTCATCTATTGTATGTGGACGAACTGCTTGCAATGGTGAAGCATGAGTTTTCAGAGATTTATGATCCAAAACGGACGGCTTACAGTGACTTTGACGAAACTTTTAGGCAACTGAGAAAGGAGGCTGAGGCTCGGGCTGAGGAATTGAAGAAATCAAAGCAGATGAGCAAGCCTATAAGTAATAGTAAGAAGCAAGGACAGGTGCAAAAGAGTGGTTTCAAAGGAGGAAGTAAGAAAAAGAGTGAAGGTGCTTTGGTCAATGATGGTGGGGATGGTGATAGAAGGAAAGGTAGTAAACTGGCGAATGGCCACTCCAATGGCCATCATGTTGATATTGTAGAATCTAAGGTAAATGGTGCAGATAACGGTATAGAAAATATGAGCTCCGATGCTGGGGCGTTTGATGTAAATAAGCTTCTGAAGCTTAGAGCTAAAGGTGGGAAGAAAACAGATACTGTTGTTAGCAAGGGCTCCAAGatagagccaaaaaaaaagataacaaagaAGAATAGAGTTTGGAATGATTCACCCCCTCCAGAGAAATTGGATTTTACGGATTCTGTGGGTGAGAATGGGAATCATATAGATGTTGTTGCAGCTGATCATGGTGAAAGTATGATGGACAAGGAGGAGATCTTCAGTAGTGAAAGCgaggatgaagaagatgaggaagtggagAAAGACAGCAAGCCTGAAACTAAGAAGAAGGGGTGGTTTTCATCAATGTTCCAAAG TATTGCGGGCAAAGCGAATTTGGAGAAGTCAGACCTGGAACCAGTGTTGAAAGCTCTCAAGGATAGGCTCATGACCAAGAATGTG GCTGAGGAGATAGCTGAGAAGCTCTGTGAATCAGTGGCAGCAAGTCTTGAGGGGAAAAAGTTGGCTTCATTCACAAGGGTAACTTCAACAGTGCAG GCAGCAATGGAAGAAGCTCTTGTTCGTATTCTAACTCCTCGCCGGTCAATTGACATACTGAGGGATGTGCATGCTGCCAAGGAACAAGGGAAGCCgtatgttgttgtttttgttggtgtGAATGGAGTTGGGAAATCTACCAATCTAGCCAAG GTTGCCTACTGGCTTCTGCAGCATAATGTCAGTGTCATGATGGCTGCTTGTGACACATTCCGATCAGGAGCTGTTGAGCAGTTGCGGACTCATGCACGAAGACTCCAG ATCCCTATATTTGAGAAGGGCTATGAGAAAGATCCTGCTGTTGTAGCAAGGGAAGCAATCCAGGAGGCAACGCGAAATGGTTCTGATGTGGTTCTTGTTGATACTGCTGGTCGAATGCAG GATAATGAACCATTAATGAGAGCGCTCTCAAAGCTTATTAACCTTAACAATCCTGATCTGGTCTTGTTTGTTGGAGAGGCCCTGGTTGGAAATGATGCTGTTGATCAACTTTCAAAGTTCAATCAG AAATTAGCCGACCTTTCAGCTACACCTAGTTCCAGATTGATAGATGGGATCTTACTCACTAAGTTTGATACCATTGATGATAAG GTGGGAGCTGCACTTTCAATGGTCTACATTTCTGGGGCACCGGTCATGTTTGTTGGCTGTGGACAGTCGTATACAGACCTTAAGAAACTCAATGTCAAATCAATTGTCAGGACCCTCCTTAAATGA